aaaaaatacatttactatgtatcagtattaaatataagtgcaaaatgtatttattctgTAATATAACCagattactataatagtataataatattaaaagaaatacaatttacatttttactatttctatttgataatattctcTATAGCCacataagtttaaatttattcactgCAGAGTCTCTCAGTTAACTAGCCGGTATCAGACTAGATGAATgtagaattaataaatacacagaATTAGTGGAGGCTCaggatactaaaatattttttaaaattatttaactagttAGATTATTAGACTTGCAATCTTATGGCCATTAAGTCATTGAAACcagtgtaattaaataatagatgaaTAGTGAATACATGCCACATAAATTACGcatttttacacttttttttatgacttaaGAAATCTTAGGTCAAAATCACTTATTACAAAACACAAGcataatacagaataataatattgtaaatttaaatattttattttattattttttttttaaataaaaaataactttaaaaattaaataaatattaaatttaccataCTTTCcatattacctttttttaaatcatatcttAACAAACACCACTTCCTTGTTAGGTCAGGAACTAAATGCTCTAGTATCTTCCCAATCTTAGTTGGTGTTTCTCCAAGTGCAGTTGCATTGCTAACACTATTCAATATATACTCATCAGACCAACCCACCAATCCAAATACTCAAATAGCCGAATATGCTGACGATAAAGTAATCCACCCACACCGATCCTGACTTAATTTCAACTTCTCTCCAAAGCCACTTAAATGACCTAACATATTGGTACTCAAACAGGcgcgtaaaaataaatgaacctaatggattaaattaaagtatgaaataaaactaacaaaaattgatataaattttatatattacagtatatacacataacagttttaaatcgctatgaataatgtttttgaatttaaatttataaaaaaaaataatgaacattgTTAAAACACGTAAATTTGTCCAAATTTGAattgcaaatataataaatatatattctcattgttattaatatatatgttacacaatctataaaacaatatgcataattttttttattataagcgAAAGACTAAAGAGTCTTGACTGTTAAATACCTAGATTTTGAGTGGTGGACGCTCATTGGCGATACTTcggcaaataaaatataataaaaaaataatagtgtttatatatattttttttaaatattttagttattgtatgaggaacattttatcaaattttcatatcttagctataaaaattgaagatttcatgcatgttttattacaaaataattttaaaattttcaagattTTACGGATCTTGCcgaaattctaaatttaaacatttataaaaaaaatcacataagCATTTGACATCCATACACAgtacgattttttttcgatGCGATACATTCACATTTTACGTTGTACAAAGTGACTAAACGCTAAACGATTGTATTTCACGATATTCTTTTATTAGCAGTTTAGCTCATTGctcattaatattacaaaataaaaaatctgtatattacattattctcTCATAATAAATCGTAAACTGTTAAAAGtaactaaacttttaatttatattttaaaccaatgttttggtaaaaacacAAATGTCGATAaacataaacttatattttacaaataaccactaaatatacataaacataatgcaatatattgttgataattcatataaccttaatattaatctCAATCAATTATGTATGATCATTGATCATGTATAATAGCTAAAATAGCTTTATTCTTTACCAAGATTTTTATAGCgacatatttaatgtttatgtcattattaagttgtatatttaaactcgacagtttaaaatgtaattccgccaaaatattaataccaatGAACCAAAGATGATACATATGGAAGGTATAAATCTTATCAACAGCATTTTCTGATAAATATCATATGGTAAAGTCAATATCACTTGTATTAACTCTTTCCGAACACTCTGCATCTTCGCAGTTTTCAAGTGAAACTTAATctgttaaacataaattattaaagtacacGTCTgcccattattttaaatctttgcAGATTCAACATTTCCTCTATTCAACATGAGTCTTGTATCGAAATTAATTGGTAAACGGTACATTTACCAGTCACTCAAATAGTaagtaaaatgtttcaaatgtTCAAGAGTAATATATTGGTTAATGTGATAATTCTCTAAGGTCAAATTTAGGTCTTATTTtatctgaataatataattttaaaatatacttttatggcCCAATCATTAATTGTTGGgttatatttttcagtgtTCCTAGTGCAGGTTTGTATGGCGCTACAGGATTCACCTTTCTGTGTTATTTCACTGACTGGAAATTGGTATTACAATACGTACCATACTACAACACAAAATTTCCAAAAGAAGTCGAAGAATAATCCAAGTCCAATAGacaatgtataaaacaatatagtgTTCTTGATAtctgttaaataaaatcagtACTTCTtacaaatatgtacctaagttgatgattttttttttatagaatatgtacaatttaaaaaaaaaatattaaaaattattaattaaaatataaactaccattagcctttaatttttttactttgtagCAAAacaatctaatttattatgaattattatgagttcttaaattgtgaaaatataaggtatattttaaaacactatgCTTTTCCTGAAGACTTAAATACACTTGCGATATTAAACGTTCAatgtaattattcatttttattaaatttatttggatacatgttatttaaaacgaCGTCATACCGGCATGTGCTGCATACCATACCAAAATATAGTTCAACAGTTCTAATTTTgtgtttaacataaataatagagTTAAATGAccttataaaacttaaagatAAGGATATTATCTATGTTTTTTCGTAGGtgtttcacaatattttaatttattagcgagttatgagtatgtaaaatgttaataattaaaaatacttataattcccttaaaaatttaaattattgtaaataaatgattatatacttactacttactatattattatcatgaaagGTACctgtcaaaagtaaaaaaaatgttattc
This sequence is a window from Rhopalosiphum maidis isolate BTI-1 chromosome 1, ASM367621v3, whole genome shotgun sequence. Protein-coding genes within it:
- the LOC113548876 gene encoding cytochrome b-c1 complex subunit 10-like; its protein translation is MSLVSKLIGKRYIYQSLKYVPSAGLYGATGFTFLCYFTDWKLVLQYVPYYNTKFPKEVEE